A single window of Syntrophotalea acetylenica DNA harbors:
- a CDS encoding TonB-dependent receptor gives MAFETTPCGQQDDEPLGNVSTVLPPIMVKAAYEPLSTASRTIERKIIEGIPAGNGSISDMLTFLPDIQYGEAANLSSHGGEILPAAVSISGGKAFENNFIIDGLGNNSLLDPDADNPLEHNNVPGHAQEIFLDASLVEDITVYDHNVPASFGDFKGGVVHARTIDPAADFGGSLFYRTTRDAWTSFHIAASEREKFENSADHSRQPEFKKHQAGFDVHAPFSPRLRMLAAYRLFLSSIPLQYFGETRKQQRRNETFLLKLSGTPAASSASTFDLSWLYSPYKGRYFQKDFRNSDMTILGGAYQINAELRTGLPFADLHLQAGYKESENSRQAPDHMRQTQNPDNSWDREGFPGDIEKTQQTLQCKADLELDPLRSGAFSHKINLGADFQNIEGTSRRDETSYLYTFFSNGTNRRNVYEQYAAEARLQQYSLYLEDILRYKRLELRPGLRLSYDDFMENLNLAPRFAVTLDLLGNRQTILTGGINRYYANTLLAYRLLESMPGSYIEQGSDTTGWTLWKTGSTDYDFASLRTPCADEYVIGLEQRLLGGRATLTYVKRNGRDEFARTMSDRQADGKFHYSLNNNGRSRHESYRLSWERQWPEHFISINATYQKTTSANESYNDLLDDEDLDEEIWYHGRAIAKSALPRKDFNRPWVISLLHIGKLPCNFSVSSLLKYRSGYQTLQASGELHEDLGIPVYEKTRLGGGITADCKIDWTTRLWAGHKVMLSLEILNLLNKKNPVGEPRDGYEMGRQFWLGAQYFF, from the coding sequence ATGGCTTTCGAAACCACGCCATGCGGCCAGCAGGATGATGAGCCCCTGGGCAATGTCAGCACCGTCCTTCCGCCGATCATGGTAAAAGCAGCGTATGAACCCTTGAGCACCGCCTCCCGAACCATCGAGCGAAAAATCATCGAAGGCATCCCCGCCGGCAACGGCAGCATCAGCGATATGCTGACCTTTCTGCCGGATATACAGTACGGCGAGGCCGCCAATCTTTCTTCGCATGGGGGAGAAATCCTGCCGGCGGCCGTTTCCATCAGCGGTGGAAAAGCTTTCGAAAACAATTTCATCATCGACGGTCTGGGCAACAACAGTCTGCTCGACCCTGATGCCGACAACCCCCTTGAGCACAACAATGTGCCAGGTCACGCCCAGGAAATCTTTCTCGACGCGTCCCTGGTCGAAGATATAACCGTCTACGATCACAACGTTCCCGCCAGTTTTGGAGATTTCAAAGGCGGGGTTGTTCATGCCAGAACCATCGATCCCGCCGCCGATTTCGGAGGCAGCCTGTTTTACCGCACCACCCGGGATGCCTGGACCTCATTCCATATTGCAGCATCCGAGCGTGAAAAATTCGAAAATTCCGCAGACCATTCCCGGCAGCCTGAATTCAAGAAACACCAGGCGGGCTTCGATGTGCATGCCCCTTTCTCGCCGCGCCTGCGCATGCTGGCCGCCTACCGGCTGTTTCTTTCCAGCATCCCGCTTCAGTATTTTGGCGAAACCCGCAAACAGCAGCGCCGCAACGAAACCTTTCTGCTGAAACTTTCCGGAACACCGGCCGCCAGTTCCGCCTCGACCTTTGATCTTTCGTGGCTTTACAGCCCTTATAAAGGCAGATATTTTCAAAAGGATTTTCGGAACAGCGACATGACCATCCTGGGTGGCGCCTATCAGATCAATGCGGAGCTACGCACCGGGCTGCCCTTCGCCGACCTGCATCTGCAGGCGGGCTACAAGGAGAGTGAAAATTCCCGGCAAGCTCCGGACCATATGCGCCAGACCCAGAACCCGGACAACAGCTGGGACAGGGAAGGCTTTCCCGGAGATATCGAAAAAACACAGCAGACCCTGCAGTGCAAAGCCGACCTTGAACTTGACCCTTTGCGCAGTGGAGCGTTCAGCCACAAAATCAACCTCGGGGCCGATTTTCAGAATATCGAAGGCACCTCCCGACGGGACGAGACCAGCTATCTTTACACCTTTTTTAGCAATGGCACCAACAGGCGAAACGTTTACGAGCAATACGCCGCCGAAGCCCGTTTACAGCAGTACAGCCTCTACCTGGAAGATATCCTTCGCTACAAGCGGCTGGAACTGCGGCCGGGGTTGCGCCTGTCTTATGACGATTTCATGGAAAACCTCAATCTGGCGCCGCGTTTTGCCGTCACCCTCGATCTCCTTGGCAACCGCCAGACCATCCTTACGGGCGGCATCAACCGTTACTATGCCAACACCCTTTTGGCCTACAGGCTTCTGGAAAGCATGCCGGGAAGCTACATCGAACAAGGTTCCGACACAACCGGCTGGACCCTTTGGAAGACGGGCTCCACTGACTACGATTTTGCGTCACTGAGGACACCCTGCGCGGATGAATATGTCATTGGCCTGGAGCAGCGACTGCTGGGCGGCAGAGCCACTCTCACCTACGTGAAACGCAACGGCAGGGACGAATTCGCCAGGACCATGAGCGACCGACAGGCCGACGGCAAATTCCATTACAGTCTGAACAACAACGGCCGCAGCCGCCATGAAAGTTATCGTTTAAGCTGGGAACGTCAATGGCCCGAACATTTTATCAGCATCAACGCAACCTATCAGAAAACGACATCCGCCAACGAATCCTATAACGACCTGCTCGATGACGAGGACCTCGATGAGGAAATCTGGTACCACGGCCGGGCCATTGCAAAAAGCGCCCTGCCCCGCAAGGACTTCAACCGCCCCTGGGTTATCAGTTTGCTGCACATCGGGAAACTTCCCTGCAACTTCAGTGTCAGCAGCCTGCTGAAATACCGCAGCGGATATCAGACACTGCAGGCATCGGGAGAACTACACGAGGATCTTGGCATTCCCGTTTACGAGAAGACCCGCCTCGGCGGGGGGATCACCGCTGACTGCAAAATCGACTGGACTACCCGGCTGTGGGCCGGGCACAAGGTCATGTTGAGCCTGGAAATCCTGAACCTGCTGAACAAGAAAAATCCCGTGGGCGAGCCCCGGGATGGCTACGAGATGGGGCGCCAGTTCTGGTTGGGCGCTCAGTATTTCTTCTGA
- the kdsB gene encoding 3-deoxy-manno-octulosonate cytidylyltransferase — protein sequence MSIIAVIPARFASSRFPGKPLAVILGKTMIQRVYERAAQARCIDRVVVATDDCRIAEEVRRFGGEVRMTRADHATGTDRLAEVAEGLDAQLVVNVQGDEPLIDPRMIDAVVAPLVENPNIPMGTLKTPLSTWQEYMDPNVVKVVTDGQGFALYFSRAPIPCPRDIEIQNSGSLPASVVLFRHVGLYVYRRDFLLEFARLPATPLENLEKLEQLRALEHGHPIRVVETELVSLGVDTPEDLARVEQYLLEH from the coding sequence ATGTCCATCATTGCGGTAATTCCCGCACGTTTTGCATCGTCGCGGTTTCCCGGCAAACCGCTGGCGGTGATTCTCGGAAAAACCATGATCCAGCGGGTCTATGAACGTGCTGCCCAGGCCCGTTGCATTGACCGCGTGGTGGTTGCCACGGACGATTGCCGCATTGCCGAGGAAGTGCGGCGTTTCGGCGGCGAAGTCCGGATGACCCGGGCGGATCACGCCACTGGCACTGACCGTTTGGCCGAAGTCGCCGAAGGACTCGATGCCCAATTGGTTGTCAATGTTCAAGGGGATGAACCTCTTATCGATCCGCGTATGATCGATGCCGTCGTCGCTCCTTTGGTGGAAAACCCGAATATTCCCATGGGAACCCTGAAGACCCCGCTGTCAACCTGGCAGGAATACATGGATCCCAATGTCGTCAAGGTCGTAACGGATGGACAGGGGTTTGCCCTTTACTTCTCCCGCGCGCCGATTCCCTGCCCCAGGGATATTGAAATTCAGAATTCCGGCAGCTTGCCGGCATCTGTGGTATTGTTCCGCCATGTTGGCCTGTATGTTTATCGCAGGGATTTTTTGCTGGAGTTTGCACGTTTGCCGGCCACGCCTCTGGAAAACCTGGAAAAGCTCGAACAGCTCCGGGCTCTGGAGCACGGGCATCCCATCCGCGTGGTGGAAACCGAGCTGGTGAGTCTGGGAGTCGACACGCCGGAAGACCTGGCTCGTGTCGAACAATATCTGCTGGAGCATTGA
- the rpoN gene encoding RNA polymerase factor sigma-54, whose product MALEIRQQLKLSQQLVMTPQLQQAIKLLQLSRIELEAVVRQELEENPVLEEGGDQAEDKELAAETAEISEVPETSAGSEEVKELQGSMEEFNQADWQNYLDGYHSSGATADTYEADEDRPSFESLLTKKTSLADHLLWQLNLSRIPQDVRLAAAEVIGNIDEEGYFKASLEEISKATGVDPTVAERALHVVREFDPAGVGASNLRDCLLKQAEVLGMGDTLVGIILRDHIAELENRRYQAIARTLNVPLDDILGAARLISGLDPRPGRAYSQEEIQYITPDIFVHKVGEEYIVVLNDEGLPNLRINSFYRNALSGGHKVDEAAGEYIQEKLRGALWLIKSIHQRQRTIFRVTKSIVKFQRDFFEKGIEYLKPLVLRDVAEDIEMHESTVSRVTTNKYVQTPRGLFELKYFFNSGINTTVGDSIASESVKSKIKDIISEENPKKPYSDQKIVDILRQEGIDIARRTVTKYREMLNIRSSTERKRLF is encoded by the coding sequence ATGGCATTAGAAATTCGGCAGCAGCTAAAATTGAGTCAACAGCTTGTTATGACCCCTCAGTTGCAGCAGGCCATCAAACTGCTGCAGCTTTCACGGATTGAGCTTGAGGCGGTCGTCCGGCAGGAACTGGAGGAAAACCCGGTTCTTGAAGAAGGCGGGGATCAGGCCGAAGACAAGGAGCTTGCCGCCGAGACCGCGGAAATTTCAGAAGTTCCCGAGACATCCGCCGGCTCCGAGGAGGTCAAGGAACTGCAGGGCAGCATGGAGGAGTTCAATCAGGCGGACTGGCAGAACTACCTTGATGGCTACCACTCCAGCGGCGCGACCGCCGATACCTACGAAGCCGATGAAGATCGCCCCAGCTTCGAAAGTCTTCTGACCAAAAAAACCTCCCTCGCCGATCACCTTCTCTGGCAGTTGAACCTCAGCCGCATTCCCCAGGATGTACGCCTTGCCGCCGCCGAGGTCATCGGCAATATCGACGAAGAAGGTTACTTCAAGGCCTCGCTCGAAGAAATCTCGAAGGCTACAGGTGTCGATCCGACGGTTGCTGAGCGGGCGCTGCATGTGGTCCGTGAATTCGATCCCGCAGGGGTAGGTGCCAGCAATTTGCGCGATTGCCTTCTCAAGCAGGCCGAAGTTCTGGGCATGGGAGACACTCTGGTCGGCATCATACTGCGCGACCATATCGCTGAGCTGGAAAATCGCAGATATCAGGCGATTGCGAGGACGTTGAATGTGCCGCTGGACGACATTCTGGGGGCTGCCCGTCTTATTTCAGGGCTGGATCCGCGGCCCGGTCGGGCGTACAGCCAGGAAGAGATTCAGTATATCACCCCCGATATATTCGTGCATAAGGTGGGCGAAGAGTACATCGTGGTGCTCAATGACGAAGGATTACCCAATCTGCGCATCAATTCTTTCTATCGCAACGCCTTGTCCGGTGGTCACAAGGTGGACGAGGCTGCGGGTGAATACATCCAGGAAAAATTACGCGGCGCTCTCTGGCTGATCAAAAGCATTCATCAAAGGCAACGCACCATTTTCAGAGTGACCAAAAGCATCGTCAAGTTCCAGCGGGATTTTTTTGAAAAGGGGATTGAATATCTCAAGCCTCTGGTTTTGCGTGATGTTGCCGAAGATATCGAGATGCACGAATCGACGGTCAGCCGCGTGACGACCAACAAATATGTACAGACTCCGCGAGGCCTGTTTGAGTTGAAGTATTTTTTCAACAGCGGTATAAATACGACGGTAGGTGATTCAATTGCATCCGAAAGTGTAAAGAGTAAGATCAAGGACATTATTTCTGAAGAAAATCCCAAAAAACCGTATTCGGATCAGAAAATTGTCGATATTCTCCGGCAGGAGGGGATCGATATCGCCCGTCGTACGGTAACAAAGTATCGAGAAATGCTTAATATCCGGTCGTCTACCGAGCGCAAGAGGCTATTTTGA
- the lptA gene encoding lipopolysaccharide transport periplasmic protein LptA, translated as MVSRISLVAVIVGLVLALPVCSEPIGAAGKGMPLQVTSSSLEADGGLKQVVFVGNVVAVQGALTMHADKLIVRYEGKSNDVSQIEALGKVRIEKDGRVATAGRGIYEVGKGVVVLTRSPRVQQGVNSVEGDEIIFYLNEDRSVVKSQAGSRVRAILTPREKSVEP; from the coding sequence ATGGTTTCTAGGATTTCTCTGGTTGCGGTTATTGTGGGGCTGGTCCTGGCGTTGCCGGTCTGCTCCGAGCCCATCGGCGCTGCAGGGAAAGGCATGCCGTTGCAGGTTACGTCCAGCTCCCTGGAAGCCGACGGTGGCTTGAAACAGGTCGTTTTTGTGGGTAATGTGGTTGCGGTGCAGGGCGCGTTGACCATGCACGCCGACAAGCTCATTGTACGCTACGAGGGAAAGAGCAACGATGTTTCCCAGATTGAAGCCCTCGGGAAGGTGCGCATCGAGAAAGATGGACGGGTTGCCACCGCCGGACGTGGGATTTACGAGGTGGGCAAGGGCGTTGTGGTTCTGACCCGGTCTCCCAGGGTTCAGCAGGGCGTCAACTCGGTGGAAGGGGACGAAATCATCTTTTACCTGAACGAAGATCGCAGCGTTGTCAAAAGTCAGGCCGGCTCGCGGGTCAGGGCGATATTGACGCCCAGGGAGAAAAGCGTTGAGCCGTAA
- the kdsA gene encoding 3-deoxy-8-phosphooctulonate synthase, whose protein sequence is MTNLLQIGDVRFGAGSPLALIAGPCVMEDEELTLAIARQLLEVKRELGIGVVFKASFDKANRTSVTSFRGPGMEKGLAILDTVRRQTGLPILSDVHDVAQVEAAARVLDILQIPAFLCRQTDLLLAAGNSGKVVNIKKGQFLAPWDMANAVAKVVSTGNERILLTERGTTFGYNNLVVDMRALAIMRETGCPVVFDATHAVQLPGGSGTSSGGQRQFVAALSRAAVAMGIDGLFWEVHPQPEKALCDGANSLPLAQIKAILREILAIDAIVKGRVSP, encoded by the coding sequence ATGACGAATCTTCTCCAGATAGGTGATGTCCGTTTCGGCGCCGGCTCGCCCCTGGCACTGATTGCCGGTCCCTGTGTCATGGAGGACGAGGAGCTAACTCTCGCCATTGCCCGGCAACTGCTGGAGGTCAAACGGGAACTCGGCATCGGCGTTGTGTTCAAGGCATCCTTCGACAAGGCGAATCGCACTTCGGTCACCTCGTTTCGCGGTCCGGGAATGGAGAAGGGGCTGGCCATTCTCGATACCGTTCGGCGGCAGACCGGATTGCCGATCCTGTCCGATGTGCATGATGTCGCTCAGGTTGAAGCGGCTGCCCGGGTTCTGGATATTCTACAGATTCCGGCTTTTCTGTGCCGACAGACCGATTTGCTGCTGGCCGCCGGCAACAGCGGCAAGGTCGTCAATATCAAAAAGGGTCAGTTTCTCGCCCCTTGGGACATGGCCAATGCCGTGGCAAAGGTTGTGTCCACCGGCAATGAGCGCATTCTGCTGACAGAGCGCGGTACCACCTTTGGCTACAATAACCTGGTGGTGGACATGCGCGCGCTGGCGATCATGCGCGAAACAGGGTGCCCGGTAGTCTTCGACGCCACCCATGCCGTGCAGCTGCCGGGCGGCAGCGGCACGTCGTCGGGCGGGCAGCGGCAGTTTGTGGCGGCTCTATCCCGGGCCGCCGTCGCGATGGGGATAGACGGCCTTTTCTGGGAAGTGCATCCGCAGCCCGAGAAGGCTTTGTGTGACGGGGCCAATTCGCTGCCCCTTGCGCAGATAAAAGCCATTCTCAGGGAAATCCTGGCTATAGATGCCATTGTCAAAGGACGTGTTTCACCGTGA
- a CDS encoding KdsC family phosphatase — MHAPGKNIRLLLLDVDGVMTDGRITYDAQGGESKSFDVKDGHGLKLLQRAGIQVGIITGRCSSIVQRRAEELGIEIVYQGAKNKLEPFEQILRERGFREDEIAYMGDDLVDLPVLLRVGFSATVADAVAEVRERVDYVAACPGGRGAVREVCEFLMKQAGVWHRVTERYYGGEPVS, encoded by the coding sequence ATGCATGCACCGGGGAAAAACATCCGTTTGCTGCTGCTCGACGTTGACGGGGTCATGACCGATGGCCGCATTACCTACGACGCTCAGGGTGGCGAAAGCAAGAGTTTCGATGTCAAGGACGGGCACGGTCTGAAGCTGTTGCAGCGCGCCGGCATCCAGGTCGGCATCATAACCGGCCGTTGCTCCTCCATTGTGCAGCGGCGCGCCGAGGAGCTGGGTATCGAAATTGTCTACCAGGGGGCGAAAAACAAGCTGGAGCCTTTTGAGCAGATTCTGCGCGAACGGGGTTTTCGGGAAGACGAAATCGCTTACATGGGAGACGATCTTGTCGATTTGCCTGTCCTGTTGCGGGTCGGATTCTCCGCCACGGTGGCGGATGCGGTTGCCGAAGTCAGGGAGAGGGTGGATTATGTCGCGGCGTGTCCGGGGGGACGGGGCGCGGTGCGGGAAGTCTGTGAATTTCTAATGAAACAGGCCGGAGTCTGGCATCGTGTCACCGAGCGTTATTATGGCGGCGAACCGGTCTCCTGA
- a CDS encoding KpsF/GutQ family sugar-phosphate isomerase — protein MLDTAKRVLEIEAEAIMALCRRLDGRFVAAVDMILACRGRVVITGMGKSGLICQKIAATMASTGTPAFFLHPAEGIHGDLGMLMKGDVVIAVSNSGNTEEIVRILPVIKRMGLPLIAMTGQPGSALSRAADVLLNISVREEACPLGLAPTASTTVTLAMGDALAVALLEKRGFREEDFALFHPGGTLGKKLLLKVEDLMHTGDEVPLATTGTLLKEALFEITSKKLGITGVLDDAGNLVGVFTDGDLRRTMARGCDVLDLPLSEVMTAYPKRILRSNLAAKAVQKMEEFSITSLFVFDREDSTVPVGIIHLHDLLKAGVV, from the coding sequence ATGCTGGATACCGCAAAACGGGTTCTTGAAATCGAGGCCGAGGCCATCATGGCGCTTTGCCGGCGGCTGGACGGGCGTTTTGTCGCTGCCGTGGACATGATTCTCGCTTGCCGCGGGCGCGTCGTCATTACAGGCATGGGCAAATCCGGGCTTATCTGCCAGAAAATCGCCGCTACCATGGCTTCCACCGGGACTCCGGCGTTTTTCCTGCATCCGGCCGAGGGAATCCATGGCGACCTCGGCATGCTCATGAAAGGGGATGTGGTCATCGCCGTTTCCAATTCCGGCAACACCGAAGAAATCGTACGCATCCTTCCGGTCATCAAGCGCATGGGATTGCCGCTTATTGCCATGACGGGGCAGCCGGGCAGTGCTCTTTCCCGGGCCGCCGATGTGCTGCTCAATATCTCGGTGCGCGAGGAAGCGTGCCCTCTCGGCCTGGCCCCGACCGCCAGCACCACCGTCACCCTGGCCATGGGCGACGCCCTAGCCGTGGCGTTGCTGGAAAAACGCGGTTTTCGGGAGGAAGACTTCGCCCTGTTCCATCCTGGCGGCACTCTGGGGAAAAAGCTGCTGCTTAAAGTCGAGGATCTGATGCATACCGGCGACGAGGTTCCGCTGGCGACCACAGGTACCCTGCTGAAGGAGGCCTTGTTCGAAATCACCAGCAAGAAACTGGGCATCACCGGCGTTCTCGACGATGCCGGCAATCTGGTCGGTGTCTTTACCGATGGCGACCTGCGGCGCACCATGGCCAGGGGTTGCGATGTCCTTGATCTGCCCCTGAGTGAAGTGATGACGGCGTATCCGAAGCGAATTCTGCGGTCCAATCTGGCGGCCAAAGCCGTTCAGAAGATGGAGGAGTTTTCCATCACCTCCCTGTTTGTTTTCGACCGGGAAGACAGTACCGTGCCGGTCGGCATCATTCATCTGCATGATCTGCTGAAGGCGGGAGTTGTCTAA
- the lptC gene encoding LPS export ABC transporter periplasmic protein LptC, with product MIRRVTIRNLLLIAILALCLALGFRIYSHRRETPPESVVDALPSGTDLSLQDVQYTETSQGIRRWSLAARSAAYDAGQGQSAVQDMRVEFFDREGRLQMVLTAREGLWTQNSGDIVAKGDVVVKAVEGYTLSSEELRYQSATDQVSTDKPVRLEDNNLQLDARGMRYGLKDRSLKLFSEVRATLNTQGTGF from the coding sequence ATGATTAGAAGGGTAACTATTCGAAATTTATTGCTTATTGCGATTCTGGCGCTGTGTCTGGCGCTGGGTTTTCGTATTTACAGCCATCGCCGGGAAACGCCTCCGGAGTCTGTCGTCGACGCGCTTCCGTCCGGCACGGATCTTTCCCTTCAGGACGTTCAATACACTGAAACAAGTCAGGGGATTCGGCGCTGGAGTCTGGCGGCCCGGTCGGCTGCCTACGATGCGGGGCAGGGCCAGAGCGCCGTGCAGGATATGCGGGTGGAGTTCTTCGACCGGGAAGGGCGACTGCAGATGGTTCTTACTGCCCGCGAAGGCCTGTGGACCCAGAATTCCGGCGACATTGTGGCCAAGGGAGACGTGGTCGTCAAGGCGGTCGAGGGCTACACGCTTAGCAGTGAAGAACTGCGCTATCAATCGGCGACCGATCAGGTATCCACCGACAAACCTGTGCGGCTCGAAGATAATAACCTGCAGCTTGACGCGCGGGGCATGCGGTATGGCCTCAAGGATCGCTCCCTGAAATTGTTTTCCGAGGTCCGGGCAACGCTGAACACTCAAGGAACGGGGTTCTGA
- the lptB gene encoding LPS export ABC transporter ATP-binding protein, with protein sequence MSRKLEACGLCKSYRGRQVVCGVDLTIRSGEVVGLLGPNGAGKTTSFYMVVGLVRPDQGKVLLDAQDLTGMPMYLRARAGISYLPQEASVFRKLSVEENLLAILENVASATGRQRARAHDLIEEFRLQHVARSPGYALSGGERRRLEIARALAIDPGFILLDEPFAGIDPLAVHDIQNIVRRLRDKGIGILVSDHNVRETLGVCDKAYILSDGRILACGNPEQIASCPEVRAAYLGENFRL encoded by the coding sequence TTGAGCCGTAAACTGGAAGCCTGCGGCCTGTGCAAAAGCTACCGCGGACGACAGGTCGTATGCGGGGTCGATCTGACCATTCGGTCCGGTGAGGTTGTCGGTCTGCTGGGTCCGAATGGCGCCGGGAAGACCACATCCTTCTACATGGTGGTAGGGCTTGTGCGACCGGACCAGGGGAAGGTGCTTCTCGACGCTCAGGACCTTACCGGCATGCCCATGTATCTGCGGGCCCGGGCGGGGATTTCCTACCTGCCGCAGGAAGCTTCGGTTTTCCGGAAATTGAGTGTCGAGGAAAACCTTCTGGCCATTCTTGAAAATGTCGCCAGCGCAACCGGTCGGCAGAGGGCTCGCGCCCACGACCTGATCGAGGAATTTCGGCTGCAGCATGTAGCGCGTTCGCCGGGTTACGCTCTGTCCGGGGGGGAACGCAGAAGACTTGAAATAGCCCGCGCCCTCGCTATCGATCCGGGGTTTATTCTTCTGGACGAGCCGTTCGCCGGTATCGACCCGCTCGCCGTGCACGACATTCAGAACATTGTGCGCCGGTTGCGTGACAAAGGGATCGGAATTCTCGTTTCCGACCACAACGTCCGTGAAACGCTTGGTGTTTGTGACAAGGCATATATTCTCAGTGACGGGCGGATTCTGGCCTGCGGCAACCCGGAACAGATCGCCAGTTGTCCGGAGGTCCGAGCCGCTTATCTTGGGGAGAATTTCCGCCTGTAA